The sequence CAACGGCTCTTGATCAAAATAAAGACTAGACGGTGGCGTCGGCGCCATCGCGGATCAGCGCGGCAACCTTGTTGGCCTGGGAGCGAAGTTCATCCACACTTTGCCCGGCGTTTGCCACGATGTTCACGTGGCCGATCTTCCTCCCGGGGCGTACCGACTTGCCGTAGGCATGCACCTTGACCTCCGGGGCGGCAGCCAGCGCCGCCTGGAATGCGGAGTACAGATCCTGGTTGGCGCCGCCGAGGTAGTTCTTCATGACGGTGACGCCCAGTGCGCTGGTTTCGCCCAGCGGCAGGTCCAAGACCGCACGCAGGTGCTGCTCGAACTGGCTGGTGACCGAACCGTTCATGGTCCAGTGTCCGGTGTTGTGCGGACGCATGGCCAGCTCGTTGATCACGAAACCGGCGCCGACACCGGGGGTTTCGAAGAGTTCTGCAGCCATGACACCGGTAACGCCGAATTCCTCGGCGATGCGCAATGCCGCATTGGCTGCGGTGGCCGCGGTGGCATCGTCGATGTCCTGGGCCGGTGCGATGACTTCGTCGCAGACGCCATCAACCTGGATGGTGTGAACTACCGGCCAGGCCTTGGCCTCGCCGGAAGGGGTGCGGGCGACCAAAGCAGAGAGCTCGCGGGAGAAATCGACCTTGTCTTCGGCCAGCAGCGGACCGTTGGCAAACCAGTCGGCTGCGTCCTTGGCGTCCTGCGCATTGTCGAGCATGCGCACGCCCTTGCCGTCGTAGCCGCCGCGCGGAGTCTTCAAAACAATCGGCC comes from Glutamicibacter arilaitensis Re117 and encodes:
- a CDS encoding 5-(carboxyamino)imidazole ribonucleotide synthase — encoded protein: MSFPKIGVIGGGQLARMMAPEALNLGFELHILAEGPDVSAARCVPDAPVGDYKDLETLREFAKGKDVVTFDHEHVPNDFLTTLINEGVNIQPRPAALIHAQDKLVMREAIERLGLPNPLWAKVEDVEALIAFGEKAGWPIVLKTPRGGYDGKGVRMLDNAQDAKDAADWFANGPLLAEDKVDFSRELSALVARTPSGEAKAWPVVHTIQVDGVCDEVIAPAQDIDDATAATAANAALRIAEEFGVTGVMAAELFETPGVGAGFVINELAMRPHNTGHWTMNGSVTSQFEQHLRAVLDLPLGETSALGVTVMKNYLGGANQDLYSAFQAALAAAPEVKVHAYGKSVRPGRKIGHVNIVANAGQSVDELRSQANKVAALIRDGADATV